The sequence CTATTTGCCTCACCTCTTAAGTGACAAAATATCGAACACATTTTGATGAGGCaaatatttgagataaatTGCCGCATCTCTTGGAGGTGCTAGGAATACCATAGAAAAACTTGTGAAACAGATTTTTGAAGGGTTCATTTCCTGCAGCCAAATATTTGGTAGCATATCAATAATCTCTCCCACGCTTCGACATAGGAAATCACGAAGGACtaatgtttttatatttttggacaTGATGTTATGTTGTACTATTTTTCACTGGCTCATACTTCCAAAAAAATGGAACGCAGAGACATATTACATGCAGATTATCAAACACATATGTACATACAGATGCACATACGGAGATTAAGATGTACCACTTCTTGTCCGGTTCATTGATCACTCCCTTGAATATTGTTACAGAAATTTACAAAGTCACATTGAGTAATTGAAGAATTTCAGGACGTACCTATTTCACTGTATTTATAGCCACCCAAACCAGATGGATTGACATCCACCCAAACCTCATTCACACGCCCAATAATCCGGAATGGGGAGCTGTACTGTGCGATTGAATAAGCATAGCTGCTTTCTTCTGATGTAGAATTTGCCCATGGAGACCTGCTCAAGCTGGTGGCAAGCTTCTCTGCCTCTTGCACTATGTTAGTATCTCTTGCAAATCCAGAGAACTTCCTGACAGCAACATAATGACTGTCCCAGGTATAGGGTTCCAAGCTGAGTTCAGGGAGAGGTGTGGGTGGAGTAGTTTGGAACTTTGTAGGCAAGTAGAATCTAACAAAATAGGCCGATGAGTGAAGGGGGCCAGCTCCTGGGACTATGCTTGTCAACACGGGAGCTGTCATTGCAATTCgagagaaattcaaattggCACCTTGGATGTACTGGAACAGCCTGTGAGTTAATCAGGAAACTATTAGCATAGACCAACGACATCTAAGTTTACAATTGAAATAACCCAGGCAAAGTGCAGACAGTAGCCATCGGTTGAACAAAGTTAAGAAAGGCATATCATGCATAGCCAAGTTTATCATTAGCAAAAGCATATCCAACAGAGTTTGTATAATATGTGCCTCTGAAGCTCTGCCATAATATAATGTTCACAAGAAAACTACATATATTTGCAGTGAGTGAGTCTCTATTTTGACGAAACAGTACACGTAAAAGCTTTGTTTTGGACAGTCTCCCATGCATTAAGTGGCTGTCAGCAATTGATGTACACCGGACTCACAAGAGGATCCACATATATCAACTTCTTGCATCAACCGGCACACATCGGAGACTGTCCAACAGATTCATCTACATGCGGAAGGCAATGTATCTATTGCTAAAAGATGTCGCAGGTGATTGTGATGATGATTTCAGGACATTAGCGAATCGGCAAACATAACCAAGCTAACTGAACCCGAGAAAGGGGCATCCTAGAACTATAGTTTTGAAGAAATGATTCACCATAGCATGCTTTCTATTGAAATATCAAAACCATCTCAATTAACTTTGCATTCTTTTAGCACCTCTCAGATTTTTCCCTATTTATCCATAAAAAACTTTATTGTTTCAAAGAACTACATCGATATTCCCAGAAAGCTATCAATAACATTATCTGCTATGATTTCCTGTTTATCTTATATCAATGAGGAAACACATGGGCAAAAGATTGAATTTTTCTACTCAATCAGGAGGTAAATGGTGGGTTCAGAGAGAAACCCATGGTGGGtatttcacaatttttgttcCAAACAATTAGAAAACCCATCACAATGGGGTATTAGACTCAAATAAAGAACCAATTTCAAAGATATAAAATTTCATGGTGGTAATTCATAATTGTTTGATGAAACTAAAAACCCAGAAGATAAAATCAAAAGCTAAGGTGAGTATATAAGTGGAAGTACCTGTGGAAGCCATTTCTGGTGGCCTTCTCAAAGGAGATATCTTTAACAGGAGCAGACATCCATGAGTTCTCTCTGTAAAGTCTGATCTCAAAGTCTGATTCTGAGTGAACCACCGAGTACTGTGGTGACTCAATCGCGTTGCATACACATATAAAATTTGGCAGAACCACTATTGCTAGCAGTGCCATTGACAACCTTGGCCTCTTCGTCATCTCTGCAGCTTCTGATCTCAATGTCTACGGCTGTAcgtttaataattttataaccCCTTCATTATAATTCTGCAATC comes from Prunus dulcis chromosome 6, ALMONDv2, whole genome shotgun sequence and encodes:
- the LOC117631575 gene encoding heme-binding protein 2-like — protein: MTKRPRLSMALLAIVVLPNFICVCNAIESPQYSVVHSESDFEIRLYRENSWMSAPVKDISFEKATRNGFHRLFQYIQGANLNFSRIAMTAPVLTSIVPGAGPLHSSAYFVRFYLPTKFQTTPPTPLPELSLEPYTWDSHYVAVRKFSGFARDTNIVQEAEKLATSLSRSPWANSTSEESSYAYSIAQYSSPFRIIGRVNEVWVDVNPSGLGGYKYSEIGTS